A stretch of the uncultured Desulfobacter sp. genome encodes the following:
- the hflX gene encoding GTPase HflX, whose protein sequence is MKRIAYGTLDGLSKAQIDRIENLYTIKSPPEYLLSRQAAVEIVAISRDIRRQIGILLDRNGKVICVIAGEPHRIVIPVTPDFQPGPGRLKGLRCIHTHLSHETLTRDDLTDLALLRLDYITAICLNTDGSPGPVYSAHILPDPEAEPYRVLPATTLNHLDIDCQTQILELESELSRHNRRYSPETGQENAFLINAATQGIGSAQVSLDELEELCKTSRINVVGTAIQQRKKIDPKFVVGKGKLAELIIKAIQNYATMLVFDRELSPSQIRSITDFVEMKVIDRTQLILDIFAKQAKSSEGKYQVELAQLEYMLPRLITKNTAMSRLTGGIGGRGPGETKLEVNRRRARERINRLKKEIKKIRKQRTQQKARRKRRNLPVISIVGYTNAGKSTLLNTLTQSSIIAANRLFATLDPSSRRLRFPRDKEVIITDTVGFIQNLPKELLEAFHATLEELEQADVILHVIDISNPRYMQQKETVDQLLKSLNLNKIPTLYVFNKMDLADLENFDSPWLLNQGILVSARKKSSLTPLVEKLEAMV, encoded by the coding sequence ATGAAACGCATTGCATACGGAACGCTTGACGGGCTGAGCAAAGCCCAGATTGACCGGATTGAAAATCTTTACACCATCAAATCACCTCCGGAATATCTTTTGTCCCGGCAAGCTGCTGTTGAGATTGTTGCCATCAGCCGGGATATCCGCCGTCAGATCGGCATTCTTCTGGATCGCAACGGAAAAGTCATCTGTGTTATCGCAGGAGAACCCCACCGCATTGTTATTCCGGTAACCCCGGATTTTCAGCCAGGCCCCGGCCGGCTTAAGGGGTTGCGCTGCATCCATACACATCTGTCCCACGAGACCTTGACACGGGATGATTTGACCGACCTTGCTCTTCTGCGACTGGATTATATCACTGCCATCTGCCTGAATACCGATGGCTCTCCCGGTCCTGTATACTCTGCACACATTTTGCCCGATCCTGAAGCAGAGCCATACAGAGTCCTTCCTGCCACAACCCTTAATCATCTCGATATTGACTGCCAGACACAGATCCTTGAACTGGAATCAGAACTTTCCAGGCACAATCGCCGCTACAGTCCGGAAACCGGCCAGGAGAATGCTTTTTTAATAAATGCGGCAACACAAGGTATCGGTTCAGCACAGGTCTCACTGGATGAGCTTGAGGAGTTATGCAAAACAAGCCGAATCAACGTGGTGGGCACGGCCATCCAACAAAGAAAAAAAATTGACCCCAAATTTGTGGTGGGCAAAGGTAAATTGGCAGAACTGATTATCAAGGCCATCCAGAACTATGCCACAATGCTTGTCTTTGACCGGGAACTGAGCCCTTCCCAGATACGATCTATCACCGATTTTGTAGAGATGAAGGTCATTGACCGCACCCAGCTCATACTGGATATTTTTGCAAAACAGGCCAAATCCAGTGAAGGTAAATACCAGGTGGAACTGGCCCAGCTTGAATACATGCTGCCCCGCCTGATCACTAAAAATACTGCCATGTCCAGGCTGACAGGCGGCATTGGCGGCAGAGGCCCAGGTGAAACCAAACTTGAGGTGAACCGCCGCCGTGCAAGGGAGCGCATCAACCGGCTTAAAAAAGAGATCAAAAAAATTCGTAAACAGCGGACCCAGCAGAAAGCCCGGCGAAAAAGAAGAAATCTGCCGGTCATATCAATTGTGGGGTATACCAATGCCGGCAAGTCAACACTGCTCAATACGCTGACCCAAAGCAGCATTATTGCCGCAAACCGGCTGTTTGCCACCCTGGATCCTTCTTCACGGAGATTGAGGTTTCCCCGGGATAAGGAAGTTATTATCACCGATACCGTGGGTTTTATTCAAAATCTGCCCAAGGAACTTTTAGAAGCATTTCATGCCACTTTAGAAGAACTTGAGCAGGCAGATGTTATCCTCCATGTCATTGACATTTCAAACCCCAGGTATATGCAGCAAAAAGAGACTGTGGATCAGTTGCTTAAATCGTTAAATCTCAATAAAATCCCCACACTGTATGTATTCAATAAAATGGATCTGGCTGATTTAGAAAATTTTGATTCACCCTGGCTGTTAAACCAGGGCATTTTAGTTTCAGCACGAAAAAAATCAAGCCTGACGCCTTTGGTGGAAAAACTTGAAGCCATGGTATAG
- the dnaB gene encoding replicative DNA helicase, with the protein MAKKESVKSDHLLNRTPPHDTDAEASLLSAIFINNDSLLDIVEILKPDDFYKGAHKKIFKAIIELSRKEEPADLVTVANQLNETDELEGVGGPAFLAAISDAAPVAVNAVHYARIVREKSTLRQLITACSSTIERCLEDKGDFKDILDESQAAVLKIADRQSGSSFKPLSDLINLNIDQLEELQGKEGGLAGLSTGYARLDRITSGLQASDLIILAARPSMGKTAFALNIARNVAFHYRKPVAVFSLEMSKEQLSMRLLTSEARVDANRLRSGVFSPEDWQNFTDAAGVLNEMPVFIDDTPAISVMDLRAKTRKLFQVNKDIGLVVIDYLQLMKASIRSDRRDLEIADISRSLKSLAKELKVPVLALSQLNRALEQRSDKRPMMSDLRESGAIEQDADIISFIYRDEVYNKEPDNPKKGTAEIIVAKNRNGSIGTAHMVFNGQYTRFEELAPEAYQGFK; encoded by the coding sequence ATGGCAAAAAAAGAATCCGTTAAATCAGATCACCTGCTTAACCGCACCCCACCCCACGATACAGACGCCGAGGCGTCACTTCTGTCTGCCATTTTTATCAATAATGACAGCTTGCTTGACATTGTTGAAATCCTCAAACCTGATGATTTTTATAAAGGTGCCCATAAAAAAATTTTCAAGGCCATTATAGAGCTTTCCAGGAAAGAGGAACCTGCGGATCTTGTAACCGTTGCCAATCAACTCAATGAAACAGACGAACTTGAAGGAGTTGGGGGACCCGCCTTTCTTGCCGCAATTTCCGATGCGGCGCCGGTGGCGGTCAACGCCGTGCATTACGCCAGGATCGTCCGCGAAAAATCAACTTTGCGCCAACTTATCACTGCATGCTCTTCGACCATTGAGCGCTGCCTTGAAGACAAAGGTGATTTTAAAGATATACTTGACGAATCCCAGGCAGCCGTCCTGAAGATTGCCGATCGTCAGTCCGGCAGTTCTTTTAAGCCGCTATCAGATCTTATAAACCTGAACATTGATCAATTAGAAGAACTGCAGGGCAAAGAAGGCGGACTTGCAGGGCTTTCAACAGGATACGCAAGACTTGACAGAATCACATCGGGATTGCAAGCTTCGGACCTTATTATTCTGGCAGCCCGCCCCTCCATGGGAAAAACCGCTTTTGCCCTAAACATTGCAAGAAATGTCGCATTTCACTACCGCAAACCCGTGGCGGTATTTTCCCTTGAAATGTCCAAAGAACAATTATCCATGCGGTTGTTAACATCCGAAGCACGGGTGGATGCCAACCGGTTGCGCAGTGGGGTATTCAGCCCCGAAGACTGGCAAAATTTTACAGATGCAGCAGGGGTTCTCAATGAAATGCCTGTTTTCATAGATGATACGCCGGCCATATCCGTCATGGATCTTCGGGCCAAAACCAGGAAACTGTTCCAGGTGAATAAAGACATTGGCCTGGTGGTCATTGATTACCTGCAGCTGATGAAAGCTTCTATCCGCTCGGATCGGCGGGATCTTGAGATTGCCGATATTTCAAGGTCGTTGAAATCCCTTGCCAAAGAACTAAAGGTGCCGGTTCTTGCATTATCCCAGCTTAACCGTGCCCTGGAACAGCGTTCGGACAAACGGCCTATGATGTCTGATTTACGTGAATCAGGTGCCATTGAACAGGATGCGGATATTATTTCCTTTATTTACCGGGACGAAGTCTACAATAAAGAGCCGGACAACCCTAAAAAAGGCACCGCAGAAATCATTGTTGCCAAAAACCGTAACGGAAGCATTGGTACTGCGCATATGGTATTCAACGGTCAATACACCCGGTTTGAAGAACTTGCACCCGAGGCTTATCAGGGATTTAAATGA
- the pdxA gene encoding 4-hydroxythreonine-4-phosphate dehydrogenase PdxA — translation MNTRLHHPVLGITMGDPAGIGPEIIIKSLADPEIMNLCTPVVLGDFEILKKADIDSSVLNKLVKTDELNCDFPNFPKGFLISLSSLNPDVTELDAPTPETGRAMETYINTGVDLALSGAIDALVTGPITKTGLKMAGSSFHGHTELIADRTGTDNFAMMMAGPRLKVVLTTIHIPLSQVSNLLSSQEITRIINLTQDTMITRFGINNPRLAVAGLNPHAGEQGMFGNQEADIILPAIKKAQEQGFDITGPYPPDTVFFHAVEGRFDAVICMYHDQGLIPFKLVHFRDGVNTTIGLPIIRTSVDHGTAYDIAWTGKADPSSMKEAIKMAAVQAVNQKKYGMNNGK, via the coding sequence ATGAATACCCGTTTACACCATCCTGTTCTTGGTATAACCATGGGAGATCCTGCAGGTATTGGACCTGAAATCATTATCAAAAGCCTTGCTGACCCTGAGATTATGAATTTATGCACCCCTGTCGTTTTAGGTGACTTTGAGATCCTTAAAAAGGCTGACATTGATTCAAGCGTTCTTAACAAGTTAGTCAAGACAGACGAATTAAATTGCGATTTTCCCAATTTTCCCAAGGGGTTTCTGATTAGCCTTTCCAGTCTGAACCCGGATGTTACTGAATTAGACGCCCCCACCCCGGAGACCGGAAGAGCCATGGAAACCTATATTAATACCGGGGTGGACCTTGCGCTATCAGGAGCCATTGATGCCCTGGTCACAGGCCCCATTACCAAAACCGGCCTGAAAATGGCCGGGTCATCATTTCATGGCCATACAGAATTAATTGCAGATAGAACAGGTACAGACAATTTTGCTATGATGATGGCAGGGCCACGTCTGAAAGTGGTTTTAACCACGATTCACATCCCCTTATCACAGGTATCGAATCTGCTAAGCAGCCAGGAGATAACAAGAATCATCAACCTGACCCAAGACACCATGATCACAAGATTCGGTATCAATAATCCGAGACTTGCCGTGGCAGGTCTAAATCCCCATGCGGGCGAACAGGGTATGTTTGGCAATCAGGAAGCGGATATCATTTTACCAGCAATAAAAAAGGCACAGGAACAAGGGTTTGATATTACAGGTCCCTACCCGCCGGATACTGTATTTTTCCATGCTGTTGAGGGACGTTTTGATGCTGTTATCTGCATGTATCACGACCAGGGGCTCATTCCCTTCAAACTGGTGCATTTCAGGGACGGGGTGAACACCACCATCGGGCTTCCTATCATACGAACATCCGTGGACCACGGTACCGCCTATGACATTGCCTGGACAGGAAAAGCTGACCCATCAAGCATGAAAGAGGCCATTAAAATGGCGGCTGTCCAGGCGGTTAATCAAAAAAAATATGGCATGAATAATGGCAAATGA
- a CDS encoding type I restriction enzyme HsdR N-terminal domain-containing protein gives MNENSHHLILGELVDFLSGKTITDTHDERYRQQIARHLVNELGFDKSNIEAGREITIHTGERSAVVTADFLVYRNQRAVMMINYAPGSLVTRRLPTLALSRLIFDYQIPFVVVTNGQDAELISGRTGKVQGEGMPAIPGPDHDIITSLPDEFETVSAKRRSQAEKIAFACLVDGSCMVENYCDEC, from the coding sequence ATGAATGAAAATTCCCATCACCTGATTCTTGGTGAACTTGTTGATTTTTTAAGTGGCAAAACGATTACGGATACCCACGATGAACGGTACCGCCAGCAAATTGCCCGGCATCTGGTGAACGAGCTGGGGTTTGATAAATCTAATATTGAGGCGGGACGGGAAATAACAATTCACACCGGTGAACGCAGTGCGGTTGTTACTGCTGATTTTCTGGTTTACAGGAATCAACGCGCGGTTATGATGATCAACTATGCCCCAGGCTCTCTTGTGACCCGGCGTCTGCCGACCCTGGCATTGTCGCGGCTGATCTTCGATTACCAGATCCCTTTTGTGGTGGTTACCAATGGCCAGGATGCTGAACTGATTTCAGGAAGAACCGGAAAGGTCCAAGGTGAGGGGATGCCCGCTATTCCCGGGCCTGATCATGATATTATAACCTCTTTACCGGATGAATTTGAAACGGTGTCTGCCAAACGGCGCAGTCAGGCAGAAAAGATCGCTTTTGCCTGTCTGGTGGACGGATCCTGTATGGTGGAAAACTATTGTGACGAATGTTAA
- the dnaA gene encoding chromosomal replication initiator protein DnaA — MDSFLEEVKSHIKELVPDHCYRMWIEPVVLSTHDAETIVLSVPNDFYVKRLKENYLGYFEEGFLRLGKKARIEFKVGKKKNKSAQVKSGSAPAKKGQSHKSRTQKSTGVLPVIPIADSVPPEFHPQLPGMTPAFNCGRMLKKNFTFDDFVVGDNSSFAYTASLYLAQGKLNGTGVLFLLGKTGLGKSHLSQAVGHHMLAHEGGQRVFYVTAEDFTNEMIYSLRNNSIDQFKEKYRLKCDVLILEDVHFLTGKSATQKELAMTLDYLIDADKKIIFSGCERPDEIPKLNDNLKSRLNMGVVTEIKAPDFNTRVKILNKKSKAIQCILPTPVTEYIAQEACDDVRQLESAMLSVVTRGQLMKRNIDLELARCVLEKVNGTRKRITIDLIKKMVCEEFDVSEQELLSKSRKHRIVKPRQVAMFLSKKYTDQPIKQIGASFKRYHATAIYSVNAIEKEMKQKGQRYEQIQYLTGKLESGRF, encoded by the coding sequence ATGGATTCGTTTTTAGAAGAAGTCAAATCACATATTAAGGAATTAGTTCCAGATCATTGTTATCGAATGTGGATTGAACCTGTAGTATTGTCCACCCACGATGCTGAAACTATTGTCTTGTCAGTACCCAATGACTTCTATGTCAAACGGCTCAAAGAGAACTATCTTGGCTATTTTGAAGAAGGTTTCTTACGGTTGGGCAAAAAAGCACGCATCGAATTCAAAGTCGGTAAGAAAAAAAACAAATCCGCTCAGGTAAAGTCCGGTTCCGCCCCGGCTAAAAAAGGTCAGTCCCATAAAAGCCGTACTCAAAAATCAACTGGTGTATTGCCTGTTATTCCTATAGCAGACAGTGTGCCCCCTGAATTTCACCCCCAGCTTCCCGGCATGACTCCGGCATTTAATTGCGGGCGGATGCTCAAAAAGAATTTTACCTTTGATGACTTTGTGGTGGGGGACAATTCGAGCTTTGCCTATACTGCCTCTTTATATCTGGCCCAGGGGAAACTTAACGGAACCGGTGTGCTTTTTCTATTAGGCAAGACCGGTCTTGGTAAAAGCCATCTGTCCCAGGCTGTCGGCCACCATATGCTTGCCCATGAAGGAGGGCAGCGGGTATTTTATGTCACGGCCGAGGATTTTACCAATGAGATGATCTATTCGTTGAGAAATAACAGTATTGATCAGTTTAAGGAGAAGTACCGGCTTAAATGTGATGTGCTGATTCTGGAAGATGTCCATTTTTTGACCGGAAAGTCCGCCACCCAGAAAGAGCTTGCCATGACCCTGGATTATCTGATTGATGCAGATAAGAAAATTATTTTTTCGGGCTGTGAACGGCCTGATGAGATCCCTAAACTAAATGATAATCTGAAATCCAGACTGAATATGGGGGTTGTGACGGAGATCAAGGCACCAGATTTTAACACCCGGGTAAAAATTTTAAATAAAAAATCCAAAGCAATTCAGTGTATTTTGCCCACACCTGTGACCGAATATATTGCCCAAGAAGCGTGTGATGATGTCCGTCAGCTTGAAAGTGCGATGCTAAGCGTTGTTACCAGAGGTCAGTTGATGAAACGGAACATTGATCTTGAGCTTGCCAGATGCGTGCTTGAAAAAGTGAATGGGACGCGAAAACGCATAACCATTGACTTGATCAAAAAAATGGTTTGTGAAGAGTTTGATGTATCTGAACAGGAACTTCTGTCTAAATCCAGGAAACACCGCATTGTTAAACCCCGCCAGGTAGCGATGTTCCTCTCAAAAAAATATACCGATCAGCCCATAAAGCAAATTGGTGCCAGTTTTAAGCGTTACCATGCAACAGCCATCTATTCCGTCAATGCGATTGAAAAGGAAATGAAGCAAAAAGGTCAGCGTTATGAGCAGATCCAGTATCTGACCGGCAAGCTTGAATCAGGTCGATTTTGA
- a CDS encoding DUF2232 domain-containing protein has product MPLSITHPAFIKETFTGIIFCLLIYGVVFAFPLLGVFVLLFLPLPVLFYRLKLGRNSGALIAATSFFILVILAKGVAFDTLYFGLLLATGMVLGECLERHMSIQKTMGLTALIGAGTVFAVYMIYTISQGRTLSALMTDYMNQSLSIAKQLSPELGMDQDMTQKLIASMMVVMPAMFMISFVTTLWLNILIIRKLLRHKGITIKSIEHLNLYKAPDMLVWAFIGCATALMIPSSPVKIFGINCLIVLMLVYFFQGIAVISFFFQQKNTPVALKGFCYFLIAVQVYVLILVIGLGFFDNWFDFRKLTASRK; this is encoded by the coding sequence ATGCCGTTATCCATCACACACCCGGCTTTCATCAAGGAGACGTTTACAGGCATTATTTTTTGTCTGTTAATCTATGGTGTGGTGTTTGCATTCCCTCTGCTTGGTGTATTTGTTCTCCTGTTTCTGCCCCTGCCGGTGCTTTTTTACCGGCTTAAACTCGGCAGAAACAGCGGAGCGTTGATTGCAGCAACAAGTTTTTTCATACTCGTGATTTTGGCTAAAGGCGTCGCTTTTGACACACTTTACTTTGGACTGCTTCTGGCAACCGGTATGGTGTTAGGCGAATGCCTCGAGCGGCATATGAGTATTCAAAAAACCATGGGACTGACTGCCCTGATAGGGGCAGGAACCGTCTTTGCTGTATATATGATTTATACCATCAGTCAGGGACGAACATTATCGGCCCTAATGACCGATTACATGAATCAGTCTCTAAGTATTGCCAAACAGCTGTCTCCTGAACTCGGAATGGATCAGGACATGACCCAAAAGCTGATAGCATCCATGATGGTTGTCATGCCGGCCATGTTCATGATTTCTTTTGTAACAACCCTGTGGTTAAACATTTTGATTATCAGAAAACTTTTGAGACACAAAGGTATCACCATAAAAAGCATTGAACACTTAAATCTGTATAAGGCACCGGACATGCTGGTCTGGGCATTTATCGGATGTGCAACGGCTTTAATGATTCCCTCAAGTCCCGTGAAAATCTTTGGCATCAACTGCCTGATTGTTTTAATGCTTGTTTATTTTTTTCAAGGAATTGCAGTGATTTCCTTTTTTTTTCAACAAAAAAACACACCCGTGGCGTTAAAAGGATTTTGCTATTTTCTCATTGCCGTACAGGTGTACGTTTTAATCCTTGTTATTGGCCTTGGTTTTTTTGACAATTGGTTTGATTTCAGGAAACTTACTGCATCACGAAAATAA
- the rplI gene encoding 50S ribosomal protein L9 yields the protein MKVILKETIDTLGIAGTECKVAEGYGRNYLLPQGKAVLATPANRKVMEQARAKLELQIAKERKIAEEMAAKVKEVAITIKAKVREEIYLYGSVTSHDIKDALDAQNVDVERRAILLAEPIKETGEYKVPIRLYKDVEPEITVTVTAEEKQEN from the coding sequence ATGAAAGTAATATTAAAGGAAACCATCGACACTTTGGGTATCGCCGGTACCGAGTGCAAGGTGGCCGAAGGCTATGGACGCAATTATCTGCTGCCCCAGGGTAAAGCAGTTCTTGCCACCCCTGCCAATCGCAAGGTTATGGAACAGGCCCGGGCTAAGCTTGAACTTCAGATTGCCAAAGAAAGAAAAATTGCCGAAGAGATGGCCGCAAAAGTCAAAGAAGTTGCGATCACAATCAAGGCCAAGGTCCGCGAAGAAATTTATCTTTACGGTTCCGTAACTTCTCATGACATCAAAGATGCTCTGGATGCCCAGAATGTGGACGTTGAACGCCGCGCCATTCTACTTGCAGAACCGATCAAAGAGACCGGTGAATACAAGGTGCCCATCCGTTTATACAAGGATGTTGAACCCGAAATCACCGTGACGGTTACTGCAGAAGAAAAACAGGAAAATTAG
- the uvrA gene encoding excinuclease ABC subunit UvrA gives MANDHIIIKGARTHNLKNIDVSIPKNSLTVITGLSGSGKSTLAFDTLYAEGQRRYVESLSTYARQFLGQMDKPDVDAIEGLSPAIAIEQKTASHNPRSTVGTVTEIYDYLRLLFARAGTPHCHICGKPISSASIDQIIQNILNPLPEKAQKIMVLAPVVTNKKGGHAKLIHHLKKEGFARVKIDGGVCLIEDAPILDKKKAHNIDVVVDRLILKQGIEQRLTDSVETALTLAQGQVIIDNLDLKTQTLFSENATCHACGISYPQFSPATFSFNSPHGACPHCDGLGYLTEFDPEKIVPNHHLSVRQGAVLPWAGKDSVRHMEFLDALVTHYNEDIYTPFKDLSADFQRVILYGSGTHKIPFYVEQAGKKIVYEKTFEGIVEQLSRRFRETKSASVRQDLGKYMGQKVCSKCHGSRLNPGASSVQVAETTIQQITAMSVKHAIDFIKTLHLTGREKAVSESILAELSQRLCFLDDVGLEYLTLDRSAATLSGGESQRIRLATQIGSKLSGVLYVLDEPSIGLHQRDNARLLHTLMHLKGLGNTVLVVEHDEETMLAADHIVDVGPKAGVNGGQVMFSGPPEELLKESCLTGLYLSGKRKIPVPETRRTSTQKFLTVQKASENNLKEIDVSFPIGCLTCVTGVSGSGKSTLVLSTLYQALASTLNRSEKPVGKHAAISGMEYIDRVIHIDQSPIGKTPRSNPGTYTGVLTHIRELFAQTPEAKARGYKAGRFSFNIKGGRCESCKGDGIVKIEMHFLPDVYVTCDVCKGMQFNKETLEIKYKGKNIAQVLDMTVNQALDFFDNISSIRHTLVTLVETGLGYIKLGQAATTLSGGEAQRIKIARELSKKSTGKTIYILDEPTTGLHTDDIKKLLAVLDQLVDTGNTVVVIEHHLDVIKCADHVIDLGPEGGDQGGQIIAQGTPEQVAGSSLSHTGFYLNRVLKD, from the coding sequence ATGGCAAATGATCACATCATAATTAAAGGGGCCAGAACCCATAATCTGAAAAACATTGATGTCAGCATCCCGAAAAACAGTTTGACCGTGATCACCGGACTTTCAGGTTCCGGGAAATCCACCCTGGCCTTTGACACCCTCTATGCCGAAGGCCAAAGACGCTACGTGGAATCTTTATCCACCTATGCCCGCCAATTTTTAGGCCAGATGGACAAACCGGATGTGGATGCCATCGAGGGGCTTTCCCCCGCCATTGCCATTGAACAAAAGACCGCCTCCCACAACCCAAGATCAACCGTGGGAACCGTCACGGAAATCTATGACTACCTGCGGCTTCTTTTTGCCAGGGCCGGCACCCCTCACTGCCATATCTGCGGCAAACCCATTTCATCTGCATCCATTGACCAGATTATACAAAACATCCTTAATCCACTGCCTGAAAAGGCACAGAAAATTATGGTGCTGGCCCCTGTGGTCACAAATAAAAAAGGCGGGCACGCAAAGCTTATTCATCACCTTAAAAAAGAAGGATTTGCAAGGGTTAAAATTGACGGGGGTGTCTGCTTAATCGAAGATGCACCAATTCTTGATAAGAAAAAGGCGCATAACATCGATGTTGTGGTGGACCGGCTGATTTTAAAACAAGGGATCGAACAGCGGCTGACCGATTCCGTTGAAACGGCCCTGACGCTTGCCCAAGGTCAGGTGATCATAGACAACCTGGACCTGAAAACCCAAACCCTTTTCAGTGAAAACGCCACCTGCCACGCCTGCGGCATCTCTTATCCGCAATTTTCTCCAGCCACGTTTTCCTTTAATTCTCCCCATGGGGCATGCCCCCATTGTGACGGTCTGGGATACCTGACCGAATTCGACCCGGAAAAAATTGTTCCGAACCACCATCTATCCGTGCGCCAGGGTGCGGTTCTGCCTTGGGCCGGAAAAGATTCTGTTCGCCATATGGAATTTCTGGACGCTTTGGTGACCCATTATAATGAAGATATCTACACCCCCTTTAAAGACCTTTCCGCGGATTTCCAAAGAGTTATCCTTTATGGATCCGGTACCCATAAAATCCCTTTTTATGTTGAACAGGCCGGCAAAAAAATCGTTTATGAAAAAACCTTTGAAGGTATAGTTGAGCAATTGTCCCGACGTTTTCGGGAAACAAAATCAGCGTCTGTCAGGCAAGATCTTGGCAAATATATGGGCCAAAAAGTCTGCTCCAAGTGTCATGGGTCCCGCTTGAACCCCGGCGCTTCGTCAGTTCAGGTGGCGGAAACAACCATTCAGCAGATTACGGCCATGTCCGTCAAACACGCTATTGATTTTATAAAGACCCTTCATTTAACAGGCCGGGAAAAAGCAGTGTCTGAATCCATTCTTGCCGAACTGTCCCAACGGCTTTGCTTTCTGGACGATGTGGGTCTTGAATATCTGACCCTTGACCGGTCTGCCGCAACCCTTTCAGGTGGCGAAAGCCAACGCATCCGCCTGGCCACCCAGATCGGTTCAAAACTTTCCGGGGTCCTTTATGTACTTGATGAACCCAGCATCGGTCTTCACCAGCGGGACAATGCCCGTTTGCTACACACGCTGATGCATCTAAAGGGCCTGGGCAATACCGTTCTGGTGGTGGAACACGATGAAGAGACCATGCTGGCCGCAGATCACATTGTTGATGTAGGGCCAAAGGCTGGTGTTAACGGCGGACAAGTGATGTTTTCAGGCCCGCCCGAAGAATTGCTCAAAGAATCCTGCCTTACAGGGTTGTATCTGTCCGGAAAAAGAAAAATACCTGTGCCTGAAACCCGGCGCACCAGCACCCAAAAATTTTTAACGGTCCAAAAGGCAAGTGAAAACAACCTTAAAGAAATTGATGTCTCTTTCCCTATTGGTTGTTTAACCTGTGTAACCGGAGTATCCGGATCAGGAAAATCTACCCTGGTGCTGTCAACCCTTTACCAGGCCCTTGCAAGCACACTGAACAGATCCGAAAAACCTGTGGGAAAACATGCCGCCATTTCAGGCATGGAATATATCGACAGGGTGATCCACATTGACCAGTCTCCCATCGGCAAGACTCCGAGATCCAATCCCGGCACCTACACAGGAGTCCTCACCCATATAAGGGAATTGTTTGCACAGACACCTGAAGCAAAGGCCAGGGGATACAAAGCCGGGCGGTTCAGTTTTAATATCAAAGGCGGCAGATGTGAATCCTGTAAAGGGGACGGCATCGTCAAAATTGAAATGCATTTTTTGCCCGATGTTTATGTGACCTGTGATGTGTGCAAAGGCATGCAGTTCAACAAAGAAACCCTTGAAATAAAATACAAAGGAAAAAACATCGCCCAGGTACTGGACATGACCGTGAATCAGGCCCTTGATTTTTTTGACAATATATCATCAATCCGGCACACCCTTGTAACGCTTGTGGAAACAGGGTTGGGATATATCAAACTGGGCCAGGCCGCTACAACACTGTCGGGCGGGGAAGCCCAGCGCATAAAAATTGCCAGGGAACTGTCTAAAAAAAGCACGGGAAAAACCATTTATATTTTGGATGAACCCACCACAGGCCTGCATACCGATGATATCAAAAAGCTGTTGGCTGTACTGGACCAACTTGTGGATACCGGCAACACCGTGGTAGTCATTGAACACCACCTTGATGTCATTAAATGCGCGGATCATGTCATTGATCTTGGCCCGGAAGGCGGAGACCAGGGCGGGCAGATCATTGCCCAGGGCACCCCGGAACAGGTGGCCGGTTCATCGTTGTCCCATACGGGTTTTTACCTGAACCGGGTTTTAAAAGATTAA